Part of the Acidobacteriota bacterium genome is shown below.
AATGTTCGCCACGATCGCCATCCTCTGCGTGTTGGCGATTCCCTGCCTCGCGCAGACTCCCCGCGTTCTAGTGAATCCTGCGCAGGGGACCACTCCCGCGCCTGCTGCCGCGACGCAGGCTGCCCCGCCCTCGACCCCGCTCGAAGCGGCGCGCCAGAACGTGGAAAAAGGCGAGTACAAAACCGCCATCGAGCAGCTCGAAGCATTGTTGGCGAAGAACACCAGTCCCACCGAGTCCATGCCGCTGCTGATGGAAGCGTGGCTGGCAACAGGCGAATATCGCAAAGCCTCCGAGCGCGGCGAGGAGTATCTAGCGCGCCGCGCCGAACCACCCGTGATGGTGGCGGTCGCCGAGGCCTGGTCGCGGGTGGGAGAATACGAGAAGGCCGAGCAGCGCGTGGCCAATCCCACTACCATCGGCGGACTTTGGATGCGCGGCAAGTTGGCCGCGCGGCGTGGCAAGTGGGACCAGTCCGACCGCGACTTTGAAGAGGTCGTCGCCCGCGCCGCCCGCAGCACCATTCCCAGCTCAGCCGACCAGCTTACGGTTGCCGACTCTCTGGTCGAGTTGAGTCGCTATCAGGACGCCAATGGAGTTTTTCAGGCGCTGGAAAAGGCGTTTCCCGAAAACGCCACAGTGAAGGCGCGCTGGGGCGAACTGATGTCGGCGAAGAATAATCCCTCCGCTGCCGGGGCATTGTTCGGCGAAGCGTTGCAGATCAACCCCAATCATCCCGTGGCGATGGTGGGCATGGGCGTGCAGATTGCCGATGCGTTCGGTAGCAAAGGCAGCGAGCTGATCGCCAAGCTGCTGGAAGTGAATCCGAATCTGGCCGAGGCGCGGCTGTTGGCGGCGCGCATGAAGTTGGAAGAGGAAAAATGGGAAGAGGCGTCAAAAGAACTGGACGAAGTGGACAAGGTAAACCCTCGTTCGCTCGAAAGCTGGGCGCTGCGCGCGGGGCTGGCCTTCCTTCAGGACAAGACCAGCGAAGTGGAGCAGACCTGGGTGCCGCGCATCCTGAAAGAAAATCCGCGCTACGGAGAAGTGTTCGAGTTGCTCGGCGATCTCGGCGTTACGCATCGCCTGTATGAGGAGTCGGTTGGCTACTATAAACGTGCGCTCGAAAAGAACGAGCGGCTCGACGCGGCGCGCTCGGCGTTGGGCATCAACCTGTTTCGCCTCGGCAAGGAAGAGGAGGCCAAACGCACTTTAGAGGCGGCCTACGAGCGCGACCGCTTCAACATCTGGACCGTGAACACGCTGCGGCTGATGGACAGTTACTCGCGCTTTGACTCGTTCGAGACGGACAAGTTTCGCGTCAGACTGCACCAGAAAGAGTCCGCTCTGCTGCGGCCATATGTGGAATCAATACTTAAAGAAAGTCTTGAAACAATAACAAAAAGATATAATTACACGCCGACTCAAAAAGTAGTGTTTGAGATGTTCCCGGACCATGAAGACTTCGCCGTGCGTACTCTCGGCATCCCCGGACTAGGCGCGCTAGGCGCGTCGTTTGGCCCGGTGGTGGCGATGGACGCACCTTCGGCGCGACCGACGGGAGAGTTCCACTGGGGCAGCACGCTATGGCATGAGCTGGCCCACGTCATCACGCTGGGCATCACCAAGAACCGCGTGCCGCGCTGGTTCACCGAAGGCCTCTCGGTCTATGAAGAGGCGCACTCGAAGCTGGGCTGGGGCGATCCTCTGAGCCTTACGACATTCCATGCCTTGCAGAAATATGGCCTGGTGGCCATGAACGAACTGAACGGTGTGTTCGTCCGGCCCAAGTATCCCAATCAGGTCGTCTTCGCCTACTTCCAGTCGGGGCTGATCTGTGAATACATCATCGACAAGCACGGTTTCGCCAAGATCAACGAAATGCTGCGGGCCTATGGCGAGGCCAAGACGGACGCGCAGGTATTCCAGGAAAAACTTGGCGTGAGCCTCGAAGAGTTCGACAAGCTCTTCAAGGAATATGCGCGGGAGAAAACCTACGACTTCGGCAAAGCAGTCGATTTCTCAAAGATGGAGGACCAGTCGATCGAGGCTCGCTTTGTCCATCCTCCAGGAACGGGCGGAGAGGGCGAAGAAGAGGGTGAGGAAGAAGAAGAGGGCGATCCGCAAGCCTTCGTGAAAGGTCTACTTGAAGAGGCGCAGGGTACTTCGCAGGACTTCATCGGCAAGCTGCGCACGGCTTCCCGGCTGCGCAAAGAGAAGAAGCTGAAGGAAGCGATCCAGATCGCCGAGGAAGCTAAGGCCATGCTGCCCCCTTACACAGAGGATGGCAACGCGTACGAGTTGCTGGCCGACATCTACATTGAGCAGGGCCAAAAAGAAAAGGCCGTGGCGGAGTTGCTGGAGTGGCGGCGCCATCGCGGACGCAATCCCGAGGCCTTCAGCAAGCTGGCCAATCTGCTGCACGAGCAAGGCCGTCGCAAGGAAGCCATGCAGGTGGTGGAAGACTCGCTCCAGGTGGCCATGTACGATATTAAGTCGCATCAGAGTCTGGGCGACTGGAGTTTGGAAGAAGGCGACAATGCCACCGCGATCCGCGCTTTTCAAGGCGTGCTGGCGCTGAATCCTCCCGACCAGGCCGCCGCGCACTACAAGCTTGCCACGGCATACATGAAATTATCGAAGACCGCCGAAGCCCGCGAGCAGGTGCTGGCCGCGCTGGAGATCGCGCCCGGGTATCGCCCGGCGCAAAAATTGCTTTTAGAATTGGCCGGAGCCGAGTAGCATCGAACTTACTTGGACATTGGCTCGGGCATGGGCTTTAGCATTGACTGAATCACCGCACTTTTACACGAGAGGGACGGACCACGCATGTCGCTGACGAGCACACCACAGATCACCGAAAGCAATGTACGCGAGCACCTCGCACGGTTGCACGAATACCG
Proteins encoded:
- a CDS encoding tetratricopeptide repeat protein, which encodes MLRNVSKLWPGMFATIAILCVLAIPCLAQTPRVLVNPAQGTTPAPAAATQAAPPSTPLEAARQNVEKGEYKTAIEQLEALLAKNTSPTESMPLLMEAWLATGEYRKASERGEEYLARRAEPPVMVAVAEAWSRVGEYEKAEQRVANPTTIGGLWMRGKLAARRGKWDQSDRDFEEVVARAARSTIPSSADQLTVADSLVELSRYQDANGVFQALEKAFPENATVKARWGELMSAKNNPSAAGALFGEALQINPNHPVAMVGMGVQIADAFGSKGSELIAKLLEVNPNLAEARLLAARMKLEEEKWEEASKELDEVDKVNPRSLESWALRAGLAFLQDKTSEVEQTWVPRILKENPRYGEVFELLGDLGVTHRLYEESVGYYKRALEKNERLDAARSALGINLFRLGKEEEAKRTLEAAYERDRFNIWTVNTLRLMDSYSRFDSFETDKFRVRLHQKESALLRPYVESILKESLETITKRYNYTPTQKVVFEMFPDHEDFAVRTLGIPGLGALGASFGPVVAMDAPSARPTGEFHWGSTLWHELAHVITLGITKNRVPRWFTEGLSVYEEAHSKLGWGDPLSLTTFHALQKYGLVAMNELNGVFVRPKYPNQVVFAYFQSGLICEYIIDKHGFAKINEMLRAYGEAKTDAQVFQEKLGVSLEEFDKLFKEYAREKTYDFGKAVDFSKMEDQSIEARFVHPPGTGGEGEEEGEEEEEGDPQAFVKGLLEEAQGTSQDFIGKLRTASRLRKEKKLKEAIQIAEEAKAMLPPYTEDGNAYELLADIYIEQGQKEKAVAELLEWRRHRGRNPEAFSKLANLLHEQGRRKEAMQVVEDSLQVAMYDIKSHQSLGDWSLEEGDNATAIRAFQGVLALNPPDQAAAHYKLATAYMKLSKTAEAREQVLAALEIAPGYRPAQKLLLELAGAE